A genomic segment from Micromonospora echinaurantiaca encodes:
- a CDS encoding carbohydrate ABC transporter permease, whose product MKHGKYPLIITFLVPPLLLYGIFVISPYLQAFQISTTDWLGYSAEANPVGLANFERLLDDGRVWNALKNNAWLLALVPVVTIGLGLFFATMLAMGGRKGRAGVTGVRGTSFYRMVYFFPQVLSVVIIALLWREVYHPNSGLLNGTLGALGLPTPTWLGDPRTAFWCVLAVMIWSNVGFYVVLFGAAMSAIPRDIYEAVMLDGASRWTTLRKVTIPLLWDTVQVAWIYLAIAALDGFILIQQMTNGGPNFSSDVIGLRMYETAFGSENRFGYASAIGVVLFFLTLSVAVLALRAARRDRIEFS is encoded by the coding sequence GTGAAACATGGCAAGTACCCGCTGATCATCACGTTCCTGGTGCCGCCGCTGCTGCTCTACGGCATCTTCGTGATCTCGCCGTACCTGCAGGCGTTCCAGATCTCGACCACCGACTGGCTCGGCTACTCGGCGGAGGCCAACCCGGTCGGGCTGGCCAACTTCGAGCGGCTGCTCGACGACGGGCGGGTGTGGAACGCGCTCAAGAACAACGCGTGGCTGCTGGCCCTGGTGCCGGTGGTGACCATCGGGTTGGGCCTCTTCTTCGCCACCATGCTCGCCATGGGCGGCCGCAAGGGCCGGGCCGGGGTGACCGGCGTCCGCGGCACCTCGTTCTACCGGATGGTCTACTTCTTCCCGCAGGTGCTCTCGGTGGTCATCATCGCCCTGCTCTGGCGGGAGGTCTACCACCCCAACAGCGGCCTGCTCAACGGCACCCTGGGCGCGCTGGGTCTGCCCACCCCGACCTGGCTCGGCGACCCGCGTACGGCCTTCTGGTGCGTGCTGGCGGTGATGATCTGGAGCAACGTCGGCTTCTACGTGGTGCTCTTCGGCGCGGCCATGTCGGCCATCCCGCGCGACATCTACGAGGCGGTGATGCTCGACGGGGCGTCCCGCTGGACCACCCTGCGCAAGGTCACCATCCCGCTGCTCTGGGACACCGTGCAGGTCGCCTGGATCTACCTGGCCATCGCGGCGCTGGACGGGTTCATCCTGATCCAGCAGATGACCAACGGCGGCCCCAACTTCTCCTCCGACGTCATCGGTCTGCGGATGTACGAGACCGCGTTCGGCAGCGAGAACAGGTTCGGCTACGCCTCGGCCATCGGCGTGGTGCTGTTCTTCCTCACCCTGTCGGTGGCGGTGCTGGCCCTGCGTGCCGCCCGGCGTGATCGGATCGAGTTCTCGTGA
- a CDS encoding glyoxalase superfamily protein produces MAITHVQLVSVPVSDQDRARDFYVDTLGFDLQGDNPMGPDRRWVQVAPKGGATALTLVTWFPTMPPGSLKGLVLETDDLDADVATLAARGVRFADGGIQQAPWGRFVTFDDPDGNGIVLQATAGG; encoded by the coding sequence ATGGCGATCACACATGTGCAGCTCGTCTCGGTGCCGGTCAGCGACCAGGACCGGGCCCGCGACTTCTACGTCGACACGCTCGGCTTCGACCTGCAGGGCGACAACCCGATGGGGCCGGACCGGCGCTGGGTGCAGGTCGCGCCCAAGGGCGGCGCCACCGCGTTGACCCTGGTCACCTGGTTCCCGACCATGCCGCCCGGCTCGCTCAAGGGCCTGGTGCTGGAGACCGACGACCTCGACGCCGACGTGGCGACGCTGGCCGCCCGGGGCGTCCGCTTCGCCGACGGCGGGATCCAGCAGGCGCCCTGGGGGCGGTTCGTCACCTTCGACGACCCGGACGGCAACGGCATCGTGCTCCAGGCCACCGCCGGTGGCTGA
- the ngcE gene encoding N-acetylglucosamine/diacetylchitobiose ABC transporter substrate-binding protein, with amino-acid sequence MNRREILRRSAAAGLLATPAAGLLAGCATGGGGDKDDSGTYKGTKSEQNPLGVKEDAPLEVVIFNGGFGEEYAKAHEAMYTEKYPKAKINHSATQEINKTLQPRFVDGTPPDVVNNSGAGQIDFNGLVSQNAIADLGEMLAAPSLDIPGKTVKDTLLPGAVEVGSYDGKFLVLNYTYTAYGIWHSTKLFTERNWQYAKTWDDHIALCKQIKAAGIAPWTYAGKHPRYMSWPLIATAIKFGGPSVATAIDNLEPNAWKSDAMKAAADAWHQIVKDKFILDGSPGLDHVQSQTAWCQGKAAFISCGSWLESEQKKVTPEGFNMTIQPTPSLGSGDKLPFEAIRGTAGEPFMVPAKAKNLAGGLEYFRIMLSKKGAQDFTKKVSSLTVVAGATEGVELPFGLSTVVKALDASGSNGFNWVYNNYYRKLERELVDAACGEFFSGRIGPAEFLEQCQKGADSIAQDSSIKKYKRAA; translated from the coding sequence ATGAACAGGCGTGAGATCCTGCGGCGTAGCGCCGCTGCCGGCCTGCTGGCCACCCCCGCCGCCGGTCTGCTGGCCGGCTGCGCCACCGGTGGTGGTGGCGACAAGGACGACTCCGGCACCTACAAGGGCACCAAGAGCGAGCAGAACCCGCTCGGGGTCAAGGAGGACGCGCCGCTCGAGGTGGTGATCTTCAACGGCGGCTTCGGCGAGGAGTACGCCAAGGCCCACGAGGCCATGTACACCGAGAAGTACCCGAAGGCGAAGATCAACCACTCGGCGACGCAGGAGATCAACAAGACCCTCCAGCCGCGCTTCGTCGACGGCACCCCGCCGGACGTGGTGAACAACTCCGGCGCCGGCCAGATCGACTTCAACGGCCTGGTGTCGCAGAACGCCATCGCCGACCTGGGTGAGATGCTCGCCGCGCCCAGCCTCGACATCCCCGGCAAGACGGTCAAGGACACCCTGCTGCCCGGCGCCGTCGAGGTCGGCTCGTACGACGGCAAGTTCCTGGTGCTGAACTACACCTACACCGCGTACGGCATCTGGCACTCCACCAAGCTCTTCACCGAGCGCAACTGGCAGTACGCGAAGACCTGGGACGACCACATCGCGCTCTGCAAGCAGATCAAGGCGGCCGGCATCGCGCCCTGGACGTACGCCGGCAAGCACCCCCGGTACATGAGCTGGCCGCTGATCGCCACGGCCATCAAGTTCGGCGGCCCCTCCGTGGCCACCGCGATCGACAACCTGGAGCCGAACGCCTGGAAGTCCGACGCGATGAAGGCCGCCGCCGACGCGTGGCACCAGATTGTCAAGGACAAGTTCATCCTGGACGGCTCGCCGGGCCTGGACCACGTGCAGTCGCAGACCGCCTGGTGCCAGGGCAAGGCCGCCTTCATCTCCTGCGGCTCCTGGCTGGAGAGCGAGCAGAAGAAGGTGACCCCCGAGGGCTTCAACATGACGATCCAGCCGACGCCGAGCCTGGGCAGCGGCGACAAGCTGCCGTTCGAGGCGATCCGCGGCACCGCCGGCGAGCCGTTCATGGTCCCGGCCAAGGCCAAGAACCTGGCCGGCGGCCTGGAGTACTTCCGGATCATGCTCTCCAAGAAGGGCGCCCAGGACTTCACCAAGAAGGTCTCCAGCCTCACCGTGGTGGCCGGGGCGACCGAGGGTGTCGAGCTGCCGTTCGGCCTCAGCACCGTGGTCAAGGCGCTGGACGCCTCCGGCAGCAACGGCTTCAACTGGGTCTACAACAACTACTACCGGAAGCTGGAGCGCGAGCTCGTCGACGCGGCGTGCGGCGAGTTCTTCAGCGGCCGGATCGGCCCGGCCGAGTTCCTCGAGCAGTGCCAGAAGGGCGCCGACTCGATCGCCCAGGACAGCTCGATCAAGAAGTACAAGCGGGCCGCGTGA
- a CDS encoding sugar isomerase domain-containing protein — translation MISAQGYAEAVRPVLDRLVDTSADGIAAAADLIAASLRAGGVLQAFGAGHSEAFAAELVARAGGLVPTNRLSIHDLVLHGDAPRDVLADPKLERDPTIAHQLYALAAPQPQDVFVVASQSGINGSVVELAALVTGRGHPLIAVTSVEHTARVAPRHPSGRRLADLADVVLDNGAPYGDALLPLEGGGAVCAVSSVTAALLAQLLTAEVVRRFHQAGEVPPIYLSANVPGGDEHNHALESRYAGRLRRTA, via the coding sequence ATGATCAGCGCCCAGGGGTACGCGGAAGCGGTCCGTCCGGTGCTCGACCGGCTGGTCGACACCAGCGCGGACGGGATCGCCGCGGCGGCCGACCTGATCGCCGCGAGCCTGCGCGCCGGCGGTGTGCTCCAGGCGTTCGGGGCCGGGCACTCCGAGGCGTTCGCCGCCGAACTGGTCGCCCGGGCCGGCGGCCTGGTCCCCACCAACCGGCTCTCCATCCACGACCTGGTGCTGCACGGCGACGCCCCGCGCGACGTGCTCGCCGATCCGAAGCTGGAGCGCGACCCCACCATCGCCCACCAGCTCTACGCCCTCGCGGCCCCCCAGCCGCAGGACGTGTTCGTGGTGGCGTCCCAGTCCGGCATCAACGGCTCGGTGGTCGAGCTGGCGGCGCTGGTCACCGGGCGCGGTCACCCGTTGATCGCGGTCACCTCGGTCGAGCACACGGCACGGGTCGCCCCGCGGCACCCGTCCGGCCGGCGGCTCGCCGACCTCGCCGACGTCGTGCTGGACAACGGCGCGCCGTACGGCGACGCACTGCTGCCGCTCGAGGGCGGCGGCGCGGTCTGTGCGGTCTCGTCGGTCACCGCGGCGCTGCTGGCGCAGCTGCTGACCGCCGAGGTCGTACGACGGTTCCACCAGGCCGGAGAGGTACCCCCTATCTACCTCTCCGCCAACGTCCCCGGTGGGGACGAGCACAACCACGCCCTCGAGTCGCGGTACGCCGGGCGCCTCCGGCGGACCGCCTGA
- a CDS encoding ArsR/SmtB family transcription factor, with protein sequence MAEPDVFAALANPTRRAVLRLLLERGEQPVHRLAEHFAMRRPSLSEHLRVLKEAGLVVEQPAGRQRLYSLRPEPLREVVDWLTPYERFWRGRLTQLREVLAEVPDE encoded by the coding sequence GTGGCTGAACCGGACGTCTTCGCCGCGCTGGCCAACCCGACCCGGCGGGCCGTGCTCCGACTGCTGCTGGAGCGGGGTGAGCAGCCGGTGCACCGGCTGGCGGAGCACTTCGCCATGCGCCGGCCCAGCCTGTCGGAGCACCTGCGGGTGCTCAAGGAGGCCGGTCTGGTCGTCGAGCAGCCCGCCGGCCGGCAGCGGCTCTACTCGCTGCGACCCGAGCCGCTGCGCGAGGTCGTCGACTGGCTCACTCCGTACGAGCGGTTCTGGCGCGGCCGCCTCACGCAACTGCGCGAGGTGCTGGCGGAGGTGCCGGATGAATGA
- a CDS encoding CoA-acylating methylmalonate-semialdehyde dehydrogenase, protein MTTIGHFVDGKRSTGTSGRRGDVFDPATGRRTGEVELASAADVAVAVQAAERAARSWRDVSLARRTAVLFAFRELVHNRRDRLAEVITAEHGKVLADAAGEVQRGLEVIEYACGIPSALRGGFSENVSTEVDSYSLRQPLGVVAVISPFNFPVMVPLWFVPVAVACGNAVVLKPSEKDPSAALLLAEWFAEAGLPDGVLNVVNGDKEAVDALLDHPAVRAVSFVGSTPIARYVYQRGTMAGKRVQALGGAKNHMVVLPDADLDLAADAAVNAGFGSAGERCMAISALVAVEPVGDDLVARIAERMARLRTGDGRRGCDMGPLVTAGHADKVRSYVEAGVAAGAVPVVDGRDVEPDGDRAGFWLGPTLFDRVTPEMSIYTDEIFGPVLSVVRVGSYDEAVELVNANPYGNGTAIFTNDGGAARRYQHEVEVGMVGVNVPIPVPMAYYSFGGWKSSLFGDLHAHGEDGVRFFTRGKVVTSRWLDPRHGGVNLGFPTQT, encoded by the coding sequence ATCACCACCATCGGGCACTTCGTCGACGGCAAGCGGTCCACCGGCACGTCGGGCCGGCGCGGCGACGTCTTCGACCCGGCCACCGGCCGGCGTACCGGCGAGGTGGAGCTGGCCAGCGCGGCGGACGTCGCGGTCGCGGTGCAGGCCGCCGAGCGCGCGGCCCGGTCCTGGCGGGACGTCTCGCTGGCCAGGCGGACGGCGGTGCTCTTCGCCTTCCGCGAGCTGGTGCACAACCGGCGGGACCGGCTGGCCGAGGTGATCACCGCCGAGCACGGCAAGGTGCTCGCCGACGCCGCCGGCGAGGTGCAGCGCGGTCTGGAGGTGATCGAGTACGCCTGCGGCATCCCCTCGGCGCTGCGTGGCGGGTTCAGCGAGAACGTCTCCACCGAGGTCGACTCGTACAGCCTGCGCCAGCCGCTCGGGGTGGTCGCGGTGATCTCCCCGTTCAACTTCCCGGTGATGGTGCCGCTGTGGTTCGTGCCGGTGGCGGTGGCCTGCGGCAACGCGGTGGTGCTCAAGCCCAGCGAGAAGGACCCGAGCGCCGCGCTGCTGCTCGCCGAGTGGTTCGCCGAGGCCGGCCTGCCCGACGGGGTGCTCAACGTGGTCAACGGCGACAAGGAGGCGGTCGACGCGTTGCTGGACCACCCGGCGGTCCGAGCGGTCTCCTTCGTCGGCTCCACCCCGATCGCCCGGTACGTCTACCAGCGCGGCACGATGGCCGGCAAGCGGGTGCAGGCGCTCGGCGGGGCGAAGAACCACATGGTGGTGCTGCCGGACGCCGACCTGGACCTGGCCGCCGACGCGGCGGTCAACGCCGGGTTCGGCTCGGCCGGGGAGCGGTGCATGGCGATCTCCGCGCTGGTCGCCGTGGAGCCGGTCGGCGACGACCTGGTCGCCCGGATCGCCGAGCGGATGGCCCGGCTGCGCACCGGCGACGGCCGGCGGGGCTGCGACATGGGGCCGCTGGTCACCGCCGGGCACGCCGACAAGGTCCGGTCGTACGTCGAGGCGGGGGTGGCCGCCGGCGCGGTGCCCGTGGTGGACGGGCGCGACGTCGAGCCGGACGGCGACCGGGCCGGGTTCTGGCTCGGCCCGACGCTGTTCGACCGGGTCACCCCGGAGATGTCCATCTACACCGACGAGATCTTCGGCCCGGTGCTCAGCGTGGTCCGGGTCGGCTCGTACGACGAGGCGGTCGAGCTGGTCAACGCCAACCCGTACGGCAACGGCACGGCGATCTTCACCAACGACGGCGGCGCCGCCCGGCGCTACCAGCACGAGGTGGAGGTCGGCATGGTCGGCGTCAACGTGCCGATCCCGGTGCCGATGGCCTACTACTCCTTCGGCGGCTGGAAGTCCTCACTCTTCGGCGACCTGCACGCGCACGGCGAGGACGGGGTGCGCTTCTTCACCCGGGGCAAGGTGGTCACCAGCCGCTGGCTGGACCCCCGGCACGGCGGGGTCAACCTCGGCTTCCCCACCCAGACCTGA
- a CDS encoding carbohydrate ABC transporter permease, translated as MTIVDKPATDGTAAADRPAPQGRKPRGELGVANLFSHGFLLFWGALTVLPLLWMFLSSFKSDGEILSDPWGVPGALRFENWARAWTEAHIGQYFLNSAIVVTGSLTLTMLLGATAAYVFARYEFPGRQVFYYLFVGGMMFPVFLALVPLFFVVRNAGLFGTWTGLMLVYAAYSLPFTVFFLTAFFRTLPTAVAEAALIDGCGHFRLFFRVMLPMARPGLISIAIFNFLSHWNQFILPQVLMQGDDSKWVLAQGLAALAVSQGYQGDYSGLFAGLTIATLPVLAVYIAFQRQIQAGLTAGQLK; from the coding sequence GTGACCATTGTCGACAAGCCCGCGACCGACGGCACCGCCGCGGCGGACCGGCCGGCGCCGCAGGGCCGCAAGCCGCGCGGCGAGCTGGGCGTCGCCAACCTCTTCTCACACGGGTTCCTGCTGTTCTGGGGCGCGCTGACGGTACTGCCGCTGCTCTGGATGTTCCTCAGCTCGTTCAAGAGCGACGGGGAGATCCTGTCCGACCCGTGGGGCGTGCCCGGGGCGCTGCGGTTCGAGAACTGGGCGCGGGCCTGGACCGAGGCGCACATCGGCCAGTACTTCCTGAACAGCGCGATCGTGGTCACCGGATCGCTCACCCTGACCATGCTGCTGGGCGCCACGGCGGCGTACGTCTTCGCCCGGTACGAGTTCCCCGGCCGGCAGGTCTTCTACTACCTGTTCGTCGGCGGGATGATGTTCCCGGTCTTCCTGGCCCTGGTGCCGCTCTTCTTCGTGGTGCGCAACGCCGGTCTCTTCGGCACCTGGACCGGGCTGATGCTGGTCTACGCCGCCTACTCGCTGCCGTTCACGGTGTTCTTCCTGACCGCCTTCTTCCGGACCCTGCCGACCGCGGTCGCCGAGGCGGCGCTGATCGACGGGTGCGGCCACTTCCGGCTCTTCTTCCGGGTGATGCTGCCGATGGCCCGACCGGGTCTGATCAGCATTGCAATCTTCAACTTCCTCAGCCACTGGAACCAGTTCATCCTGCCGCAGGTGCTGATGCAGGGCGACGACTCCAAGTGGGTGCTGGCGCAGGGGCTCGCCGCGCTCGCGGTCAGCCAGGGCTACCAGGGCGACTACAGCGGTCTCTTCGCCGGTCTGACCATCGCCACGCTGCCGGTGCTCGCGGTCTACATCGCCTTCCAGCGGCAGATCCAGGCGGGCCTGACGGCGGGTCAGTTGAAGTAG
- a CDS encoding MurR/RpiR family transcriptional regulator: protein MVDHEVDTSAGTAVVDADAFDRRGALPSDGVLARVRAGVDELTGALRRVAEHVLSDPEAAARATIVELAERSGTSPATITRFCRAMGFEGYADLRLGIAAETGRARSAGWTVDIGREIQPNDPLERVLDQIMAADTRAMHDTAALLDLAEVERAAVAIAGASRVNIFGASGSALVGEEMQFSLHRIGVAAWAWNDVHSGLASAALLRPGDVALGISHTGQTRETIEVLAEAGSRGATTVALTGFPRSPLAELADLVLVTASQATTFRPDALSARHPQLVVLDLLYIAVAQRTHDRAHAAFRRTAQAVDGHKAAREARA from the coding sequence ATGGTTGATCACGAGGTGGACACCTCCGCGGGGACCGCGGTGGTCGACGCCGACGCGTTCGACCGACGGGGCGCGCTGCCCTCCGACGGCGTGCTGGCCCGGGTGCGCGCCGGCGTCGACGAGCTGACCGGCGCGCTGCGCCGCGTCGCCGAGCACGTGCTGAGCGACCCGGAGGCGGCCGCCAGGGCGACCATAGTGGAACTGGCGGAGCGAAGTGGGACCTCGCCGGCCACGATCACCCGGTTCTGCCGGGCGATGGGCTTCGAGGGCTACGCCGACCTGCGGCTGGGCATCGCCGCCGAGACCGGGCGGGCCCGCTCGGCGGGCTGGACCGTCGACATCGGACGGGAGATCCAGCCCAACGACCCGCTGGAGCGGGTGCTCGACCAGATCATGGCCGCCGACACCCGGGCGATGCACGACACCGCCGCCCTGCTCGACCTCGCCGAGGTGGAGCGGGCCGCGGTGGCCATCGCCGGCGCCTCCCGGGTGAACATCTTCGGCGCCAGCGGCAGCGCGCTGGTCGGCGAGGAGATGCAGTTCAGCCTGCACCGCATCGGGGTGGCCGCGTGGGCCTGGAACGACGTGCACTCCGGGCTCGCCTCGGCCGCGCTGCTGCGCCCCGGCGACGTGGCGCTCGGCATCTCGCACACCGGGCAGACCCGGGAGACCATCGAGGTGCTCGCCGAGGCGGGCAGCCGCGGCGCCACCACCGTGGCGCTCACCGGCTTCCCCCGCTCGCCGCTGGCCGAGCTGGCCGACCTCGTGCTGGTCACCGCCAGCCAGGCGACCACCTTCCGGCCGGACGCGCTCTCCGCGCGGCACCCGCAGCTGGTCGTGCTCGACCTGCTCTACATCGCGGTGGCCCAACGCACCCACGACCGCGCCCACGCGGCCTTCCGGCGTACCGCCCAGGCCGTCGACGGGCACAAGGCCGCGAGGGAGGCCCGCGCATGA
- a CDS encoding N-acetylglucosamine kinase, whose amino-acid sequence MSDTVVVGLDVGGTSTRATALTLDGRRLGDGRAGGGNPTSHGADRAAAELLAALRGALADTDPGRVRAGTIGLAGAGRLLADPAGRAAFDRAWHDAGLRCPYVVHGDALVAYASGTAAPDGTVLIAGTGAIAAEVHELRLDRVADGHGWLLGDAGSGFWLGREAVRRLLADLDSGRAPDALGQQVLADLLGAPEVAARPRDTVDTLIQAVTRRPPVELARLAPRVVAAAVAGEPAATRLITEAAGHLVESVRRIRPAGAVSPLVLGGGLLTGDTPLAAAVRVEAARRWPDAPLRSAGDGAAAAAWLAARDLPEVADPVALHALIVPTPT is encoded by the coding sequence ATGTCCGACACCGTCGTGGTTGGTCTCGACGTCGGGGGTACGTCCACCCGGGCGACCGCCCTCACCCTGGACGGCCGGCGACTGGGCGACGGACGCGCCGGCGGCGGCAACCCGACCAGCCACGGCGCCGACCGGGCAGCCGCCGAACTCCTCGCCGCGCTGCGCGGCGCGCTCGCCGACACCGACCCCGGCCGCGTCCGCGCCGGCACCATCGGCCTCGCCGGAGCCGGGCGGCTGCTCGCCGACCCCGCCGGGCGGGCGGCGTTCGACCGGGCCTGGCACGACGCCGGCCTGCGCTGCCCGTACGTGGTACACGGCGACGCCCTGGTCGCGTACGCCTCGGGCACCGCCGCCCCGGACGGCACGGTGCTCATCGCCGGCACCGGCGCGATCGCCGCCGAGGTCCACGAGCTGCGCCTGGACCGGGTGGCCGACGGCCACGGCTGGCTGCTCGGCGACGCCGGCTCCGGATTCTGGCTCGGCCGCGAGGCGGTCCGCCGGCTGCTGGCCGACCTGGACTCCGGCCGGGCACCCGACGCGCTGGGCCAGCAGGTGCTCGCCGACCTGCTCGGCGCCCCCGAGGTGGCGGCCCGCCCCCGGGACACCGTCGACACGCTGATCCAGGCGGTCACCCGGCGTCCGCCGGTCGAGCTGGCCCGGCTGGCCCCGCGAGTGGTCGCCGCGGCGGTGGCCGGCGAGCCGGCGGCGACCCGCCTGATCACCGAGGCCGCCGGTCACCTCGTGGAGAGCGTGCGGCGGATCCGCCCGGCCGGCGCGGTCAGCCCGCTCGTGCTGGGCGGCGGACTACTCACCGGGGACACTCCGCTCGCCGCCGCGGTGCGGGTCGAGGCGGCCCGCCGCTGGCCGGACGCGCCGCTCCGCTCCGCCGGGGACGGCGCGGCCGCCGCGGCCTGGCTGGCCGCCCGGGACCTGCCCGAGGTGGCCGACCCGGTCGCCCTGCACGCCCTCATCGTCCCAACCCCCACCTGA
- a CDS encoding acyltransferase family protein, translated as MRRLRELAARTPADRERYVDLLRALAIILVVLGHWAVAAIAYDADGDPTGRSALPELPWAYPLTWVVQVMPVFFIVGGFANAASLTAHRQRGGDATGWLLGRSARLLRPTTALLVVLAAGALTARLVGAEAPLIRTVVWFATIPLWFLAAYLVVVPLTPVTYALHRRLGLAVPVALAALVAAGDLGRALGPAELALPNYLFGWLAVHQLGFAWQETRADTTGPRPAATTAGGATARTTGADRDGTTGADRAGTAATRGLRSRRLPTSRRAGVAMLLGGLTVAVLLTGPGPYPVSMINIPGEPLDNAAPPSVALLAVTTAQLGLILLLRTGADRWLRRSRPWQAVIAVNAVVLTVFLWHLSAVILLVGALDAAGVLPTPPPGSAAWLAWRLPWVLMLAVVLAVLIAVFGPIEGRTRRPAAARPPADGAPERADRRRATARTALTAAAFAAVVYGLVANSTAPKEAAEPLGVPVAALVAYLAGAGVLRLLRSGWGSRG; from the coding sequence ATGCGCCGACTGCGCGAGCTCGCCGCGCGGACGCCGGCTGACCGGGAGCGCTACGTCGACCTGCTCCGCGCGCTCGCCATCATTCTGGTCGTACTCGGCCACTGGGCGGTAGCCGCGATCGCCTACGACGCGGACGGCGACCCGACCGGGCGCTCCGCACTGCCCGAGCTGCCCTGGGCGTACCCGCTGACCTGGGTGGTCCAGGTGATGCCGGTGTTCTTCATCGTCGGCGGGTTCGCCAACGCCGCCTCGCTGACCGCGCACCGGCAGCGGGGCGGCGACGCCACCGGCTGGCTGCTGGGCCGCAGCGCCCGGTTGCTCCGGCCCACCACCGCGCTGCTGGTGGTGCTCGCTGCCGGCGCGCTCACCGCCCGGCTCGTCGGAGCCGAGGCGCCACTGATCCGCACCGTCGTCTGGTTCGCCACCATCCCGCTGTGGTTCCTCGCCGCGTATCTCGTGGTGGTTCCACTCACCCCGGTGACCTACGCGCTGCACCGGCGGTTAGGGCTGGCCGTCCCGGTGGCGCTGGCCGCGCTGGTCGCCGCCGGCGACCTGGGGCGGGCGCTGGGCCCGGCCGAACTCGCCCTGCCCAACTACCTGTTCGGCTGGCTGGCCGTCCACCAGCTCGGTTTCGCCTGGCAGGAGACCCGGGCCGACACCACCGGGCCGCGGCCGGCGGCCACCACTGCGGGCGGCGCGACCGCCCGCACCACCGGCGCGGACCGGGACGGCACCACCGGCGCGGACCGAGCGGGCACCGCCGCGACCCGGGGCCTCCGGTCCCGCCGGCTGCCGACGTCGCGGCGGGCCGGCGTGGCGATGCTGCTCGGCGGGCTCACCGTGGCCGTGCTGCTGACCGGGCCCGGCCCGTACCCGGTCAGCATGATCAACATACCGGGGGAACCACTCGACAACGCCGCGCCGCCGAGCGTGGCGCTGCTCGCCGTCACCACCGCCCAGCTGGGCCTGATCCTCCTGCTCCGAACCGGGGCGGACCGCTGGTTGCGCCGCTCCCGGCCCTGGCAGGCGGTGATCGCGGTGAACGCGGTGGTGCTCACCGTCTTCCTCTGGCACCTGAGCGCGGTGATCCTGCTCGTCGGCGCGCTGGACGCGGCGGGCGTGCTGCCGACGCCGCCGCCCGGCTCGGCGGCCTGGCTGGCCTGGCGGCTGCCGTGGGTGCTGATGCTGGCCGTGGTGCTCGCCGTGCTGATCGCCGTCTTCGGTCCCATCGAGGGCCGCACCCGCCGGCCCGCCGCGGCGCGGCCGCCCGCCGACGGCGCGCCCGAGCGGGCAGACCGCCGGCGGGCGACCGCGCGCACCGCGCTCACCGCCGCCGCCTTCGCCGCTGTGGTGTACGGGTTGGTGGCCAACAGCACCGCGCCGAAGGAGGCCGCCGAGCCACTGGGCGTGCCCGTCGCCGCCCTGGTGGCGTACCTGGCCGGGGCGGGCGTCCTGCGGCTGCTCAGGTCTGGGTGGGGAAGCCGAGGTTGA
- a CDS encoding SRPBCC family protein — protein MNDPGTIAVDEYLPHPPATVWRALTDSDLLARWLMPNDFVPEVGRRFTFRTDPRPGQEFDGTVHCEVLDLDPPRLLRWAWRGGRLDTVVTWTLVAEGRGTRLFLEHAGFDPDDPIQRRTRDLLGGGWRSHLFARLAHALTTP, from the coding sequence ATGAATGACCCGGGCACCATCGCGGTGGACGAGTACCTGCCCCACCCGCCGGCCACGGTTTGGCGGGCGTTGACCGATTCCGATCTGCTCGCCCGCTGGCTCATGCCGAACGACTTCGTGCCGGAGGTGGGCCGCCGGTTCACCTTCCGTACCGACCCCCGGCCGGGTCAGGAGTTCGACGGCACAGTGCACTGCGAGGTGCTCGACCTCGACCCGCCACGCCTGCTGCGCTGGGCCTGGCGCGGTGGCCGGCTGGACACCGTGGTGACCTGGACGCTCGTCGCCGAGGGGCGCGGCACCCGGCTCTTCCTGGAGCACGCCGGCTTCGACCCGGACGACCCGATTCAGCGCCGCACCCGGGATCTGCTCGGCGGCGGCTGGCGCTCCCACCTCTTCGCCCGCCTCGCCCACGCCCTCACCACCCCCTGA